Proteins encoded together in one Brassica napus cultivar Da-Ae unplaced genomic scaffold, Da-Ae ScsIHWf_1153;HRSCAF=1639, whole genome shotgun sequence window:
- the LOC106438190 gene encoding sucrose transport protein SUC3 (The RefSeq protein has 1 substitution compared to this genomic sequence): MAGKSGESVSISVPYRNLRKDVEVEMVSTKHQNESASSSPLNRSDGAAVAKDCSLVTLVLSCTVAAGVQFGWALQLSLLTPYIQTLGISHAFSSFIWLCGPITGLVVQPCVGIWSDKCTSKYGRRRPFILVGSLMISIAVIIIGFSADIGYLLGDTKEHCSTFKGTRTRAAFVFIIGFWLLDLANNTVQGPARALLADLSGPDQRNTANAVFCLWMAIGNILGFSAGASGRWQEWFPFLTSTACCAACGNLKAAFLLAVVFLTICTLVTIYFAEEIPLASTRTSGLEHSKSNGTANGIKYERVERDTDVQLGKSNNEHQDETYIDSPGSVLVNLLTSLRQLPPDMHSVLIVMALTWLSWFPFFLFDTDWMGREVYHGNPTGDSLLVKLYGQGVREGAFGLLLNSVVLGFSSFLIEPMCQRMGARAVWALSNFTVFACMAGTAVISLMSLRDNSEGNEHILPNETTRTAAVIVFALLGFPLAITYSVPFSVTAEVTADSGGGQGLAIGVLNLAIVIPQMIVSIGAGPWDALFGGGNLPAFVLASVAAFAAGVIALRSLPTLSSSFKSTGFHIG; this comes from the exons ATGGCGGGGAAGAGTGGTGAATCGGTGTCGATCTCGGTGCCGTATAGGAATCTGAGGAAGGATGTTGAGGTTGAGATGGTGTCGACGAAGCATCAAAACGATAgcgcttcttcttctcctttgaaTCGTTCTGATGGCGCAGCCGTGGCGAAGGATTGTAGCTTGGTGACGTTGGTGCTTAGTTGTACGGTTGCTGCGGGTGTTCAATTTGGTTGGGCGTTGCAGCTTTCTCTTCTCACGCCTTACATTCAG ACCCTTGGAATATCGCAcgctttttcttcttttatttggCTCTGCGGCCCTATTACAGGCCTTGTG GTCCAGCCTTGTGTTGGTATTTGGAGTGATAAATGTACTTCGAAGTATGGAAGAAGACGACCGTTTATTCTCGTGGGATCACTCATGATCTCAATAGCA GTGATAATAATCGGCTTTTCTGCAGACATTGGGTATCTTTTAGGAGATACAAAGGAACATTGCAG TACTTTCAAAGGCACACGGACCAGGGCGGCTTTTGTCTTTATCATTGGGTTTTGGCTGCTGGACCTAGCAAACAACACAGTGCAG GGACCTGCTCGTGCTCTTCTAGCTGACCTATCAG GTCCTGATCAGCGGAATACTGCGAATGCTGTGTTCTGCTTGTGGATGGCTATTGGGAATATCCTTGGGTTTTCTGCTGGTGCTAGCGGACGATGGCAAGA ATGGTTCCCATTCCTAACCAGTACAGCATGTTGCGCTGCATGTGGAAATCTCAAAGCTGCTTTTCTTCTTGCAGTT GTCTTTCTCACTATATGCACTCTTGTCACAATCTATTTCGCTGAAGAGATTCCGTTGGCAAGCACCCGCACATCAGGGCTTGAGCACTCAAAATCTAATGGTACTGCCAATGGGATCAAGTACGAAAGAGTGGAACGTGATACCGATGTACAGCTTGGAAAGTCAAACAATGAGCATCAAGACGAGACCTATATAGATAGCCCTGGATCtgttttagtaaatttgctaACCAGTTTAAGGCAGTTGCCTCCTGATATGCACTCAGTTCTTATAGTCATGGCTCTGACATGG TTATCGTGGTTCCCCTTCTTTCTGTTTGATACAGATTGGATGGGAAGAGAAGTTTACCATGGGAATCCTACGGGAGATAGTTTGCTCGTGAAACTTTACGGTCAAGGTGTCCGGGAAGGTGCATTTGGCTTGCTACTAAACTCC GTTGTTCTTGGGTTCAGCTCATTCTTGATTGAGCCAATGTGTCAGCGGATGGGTGCACGAGCTGTATGGGCTCTGAGCAACTTTACTGTATTTGCCTGCATGGCAGGAACAGCTGTAATTAGCTTGATGTCTCTCAGGGATAACTCTGAAGGAAACGAACACATATTACCTAACGAAACAACGAGAACCGCAGCCGTAATCGTCTTTGCACTCCTTGGTTTCCCTCTTGCT ATCACATACAGTGTCCCTTTCTCTGTCACTGCAGAAGTCACTGCTGATTCTGGTGGCGGTCAAG GTTTGGCTATAGGAGTGTTGAATCTTGCAATTGTTATTCCCCAG ATGATAGTATCGATTGGAGCGGGTCCATGGGATGCATTGTTTGGAGGAGGAAACTTACCGGCATTTGTTTTGGCGTCTGTTGCTGCTTTTGCTGCTGGAGTTATTGCTTTGCGTAGCCTTCCTACACTATCTAGTTCGTTCAAGTCTACAGGTTTCCATATCGGGTAA
- the LOC106438190 gene encoding sucrose transport protein SUC3 isoform X1 — translation MYFEVWKKTTVYSRGITHDLNSNIGYLLGDTKEHCSTFKGTRTRAAFVFIIGFWLLDLANNTVQGPARALLADLSGPDQRNTANAVFCLWMAIGNILGFSAGASGRWQEWFPFLTSTACCAACGNLKAAFLLAVVFLTICTLVTIYFAEEIPLASTRTSGLEHSKSNGTANGIKYERVERDTDVQLGKSNNEHQDETYIDSPGSVLVNLLTSLRQLPPDMHSVLIVMALTWLSWFPFFLFDTDWMGREVYHGNPTGDSLLVKLYGQGVREGAFGLLLNSVVLGFSSFLIEPMCQRMGARAVWALSNFTVFACMAGTAVISLMSLRDNSEGNEHILPNETTRTAAVIVFALLGFPLAITYSVPFSVTAEVTADSGGGQGLAIGVLNLAIVIPQMIVSIGAGPWDALFGGGNLPAFVLASVAAFAAGVIALRSLPTLSSSFKSTGFHIG, via the exons ATGTACTTCGAAGTATGGAAGAAGACGACCGTTTATTCTCGTGGGATCACTCATGATCTCAATAGCA ACATTGGGTATCTTTTAGGAGATACAAAGGAACATTGCAG TACTTTCAAAGGCACACGGACCAGGGCGGCTTTTGTCTTTATCATTGGGTTTTGGCTGCTGGACCTAGCAAACAACACAGTGCAG GGACCTGCTCGTGCTCTTCTAGCTGACCTATCAG GTCCTGATCAGCGGAATACTGCGAATGCTGTGTTCTGCTTGTGGATGGCTATTGGGAATATCCTTGGGTTTTCTGCTGGTGCTAGCGGACGATGGCAAGA ATGGTTCCCATTCCTAACCAGTACAGCATGTTGCGCTGCATGTGGAAATCTCAAAGCTGCTTTTCTTCTTGCAGTT GTCTTTCTCACTATATGCACTCTTGTCACAATCTATTTCGCTGAAGAGATTCCGTTGGCAAGCACCCGCACATCAGGGCTTGAGCACTCAAAATCTAATGGTACTGCCAATGGGATCAAGTACGAAAGAGTGGAACGTGATACCGATGTACAGCTTGGAAAGTCAAACAATGAGCATCAAGACGAGACCTATATAGATAGCCCTGGATCtgttttagtaaatttgctaACCAGTTTAAGGCAGTTGCCTCCTGATATGCACTCAGTTCTTATAGTCATGGCTCTGACATGG TTATCGTGGTTCCCCTTCTTTCTGTTTGATACAGATTGGATGGGAAGAGAAGTTTACCATGGGAATCCTACGGGAGATAGTTTGCTCGTGAAACTTTACGGTCAAGGTGTCCGGGAAGGTGCATTTGGCTTGCTACTAAACTCC GTTGTTCTTGGGTTCAGCTCATTCTTGATTGAGCCAATGTGTCAGCGGATGGGTGCACGAGCTGTATGGGCTCTGAGCAACTTTACTGTATTTGCCTGCATGGCAGGAACAGCTGTAATTAGCTTGATGTCTCTCAGGGATAACTCTGAAGGAAACGAACACATATTACCTAACGAAACAACGAGAACCGCAGCCGTAATCGTCTTTGCACTCCTTGGTTTCCCTCTTGCT ATCACATACAGTGTCCCTTTCTCTGTCACTGCAGAAGTCACTGCTGATTCTGGTGGCGGTCAAG GTTTGGCTATAGGAGTGTTGAATCTTGCAATTGTTATTCCCCAG ATGATAGTATCGATTGGAGCGGGTCCATGGGATGCATTGTTTGGAGGAGGAAACTTACCGGCATTTGTTTTGGCGTCTGTTGCTGCTTTTGCTGCTGGAGTTATTGCTTTGCGTAGCCTTCCTACACTATCTAGTTCGTTCAAGTCTACAGGTTTCCATATCGGGTAA
- the LOC125596216 gene encoding basic blue protein-like: MAKGRGSASWSAQAIVALMLVSVLVLQADYVQAATYTVGESNGWAFNAVGWPSGKHFKAGDVLVFNYNPRIHNVVAVDSGGYNNCKTPARARTYTSGKDRITLSKGQNFFICNFPGHCEAAMKIAVTAV; this comes from the exons ATGGCCAAGGGAAGAGGCAGTGCATCATGGTCCGCTCAAGCCATAGTCGCTTTGATGTTGGTCTCAGTGTTGGTTCTTCAAGCTGACTACGTTCAAGCTGCGACTTACACAGTCGGCGAATCCAACGGCTGGGCCTTCAACGCTGTGGGTTGGCCTTCAGGCAAACATTTTAAAGCTGGTGACGTTTTAG TGTTTAACTATAATCCGAGAATCCACAACGTAGTGGCGGTAGATAGTGGAGGGTACAACAATTGCAAAACGCCGGCACGTGCGAGAACATACACTTCAGGGAAAGATCGTATAACTTTGTCTAAAGGACAAAACTTCTTCATCTGCAACTTTCCGGGCCACTGTGAAGCCGCTATGAAAATAGCAGTCACGGCCGTTTGA